ATCATTCATTTGCTTAAACTTGGTTGTCACTGCAATCATTTATTGCCGATGTTGGTGCTGTTCCAAACCACTGTCTTATGTCCATATTAACTGAACGATGGCAAGGTTTTGCATATCACTATTAACTGTAAGTTCAACCTTGTAATGTACTAACTGATTAGTTGGTCATTCAATGCACCATACAATGCAGATATGGTAGTTGTTTGTAATTTTGCTAGGCTAGGCAGGGGGTTGGTACTTATTGTCAGAAATGGTTTCCTAAATGCAACCTAGCACTGTTTCGTACTTTATTATGCATTACAGTGTTAACTCTCACATTACCGAACTGTGTAACTTAATTTTGCTTATAGATGTGAAagtatttcagttttgtttatttgtcagGGAGTACAGTATTTGTACAGTAGATTTAATGATATCATCAgtggacatttttatttcactctgtgtctgtatctctctccagagttttttgttttgttctgttttaaatgtatttactcTTTTAGTACAAGAGGACATTTATCAAAAACTTTCTGTAGTTTAACTCTATGGCTCTGTAGTTTGTATTTTCCCATTGTGTCTAAAGTTTATCCAGGAATGACTGGTTGTGAAACTGTGTAAAGCCCTCATCAGTAAAGTGAAGGCATGGTGTCTCTAAGATTCAGAGATGCCGTAAAACCTTCTAAAATAATACTTAGTGGTGAATGCCTTGCAGCAGATTGTCTTCAATTAAAGCGGGGATGGAAGTAACAGATTAATACACAACCAAGCAAACATGATGCACATCTGTACAAACTTCCATAATGTCTATTAGGATAGCCAAACATCTCCAAGAAAGAAATATGACATATTAaggatgcctttttttttttttcaaatacaaGTATCtcataaacacagtaaacatgAATGTAGCATTATTCTTGAcaaaggccaaaaaaaaaaagaaaaaaaagaaaaaaactgttaatgtatatataatgattGCACAAAGCACTGCACCATTGCTGTAATAATTTACAAAACTCAACAACAAAATTAATTACAACACTTATAtcttatttaaattttaaacattttaaataaaagtttcattttaCGTGTACAAATACACCCTAACAACTTAGAGATTAATACAATATTCCCAGCTCGTGAAGCAAAGCTAAACCAATCTAAGCGAATCAAAGTAACTGTAGATAGTGCCTGAAACCCCTGATATTTTCTGAATCTATTTTAATTCGGACTAGTGATGGACAGTGATGACCCACTGTGCTACTATCAACAAAATCATAATAGCAatcataattaaatataataaagaaatacataAGAGATAAAAGCCAgcataagtttttttttttcttttcatctagacataaaaatagaTGTGTACCTCTGATGTTTATAGAGAGGTTGTAGCACAATTTGTGATGTAGCTGCTGTAGAGGGGGAATAAAACTTCTCAACCTGTCCTGTGCTTAATGTTCTAATTGCTGTTAAAGGCCCTTTAAAAGTTCTTCAATTATTTAGGCTCAAAGTgacttatttgtgtgtgtgtgtgtttgtttgagtcCATGAAGTACAGTATTTAACTTCAGTCCTGAATCATTCTGGAACAACTGAAGCATATCAACCAGCTGTTTATTTGCCAGATTGAGGATAGCATTGGCTAGTGGACAGTCAGGCTGTAAAACTCTGAGATCCTCAGTAGAGCTTTGGACTTTAGGAAGAAGACGATCCAGAATGCGGAGGTCTGGTGGGGGGGCAAACGGGGCCTGTTTTGGGTCTTTCtctttataataacaataatctaGCTTATCAAATATTGTCTTCAGGTAAGACCACCTGATTTCCTGTGGGCTCTCAATGTTCACAGTGGCACAGTTATCAGTTTCACATGAACTGAATGGCAAGAGGCGCTTGGCCAAAATTTctgaaaatatcaaatattccATGTTGTTGTCTCCTGAAGGTTTATAATTTTTAGGTACCTTCagtgtatttaatattttattgtacttAATCTTCAatgtacagcatttttttttgtagaccTTCTCATCATTCATATTTGGTCTGGGTTCTTCTTTGTCAGTTAAATACTTTATAGCACTCAGTATTTCTTTAAGACTAATCTTTCCTTGGCACCTGTCAGGATTGTATTCATATGTCCTTAACCTTGTGGGGAGTTTTAAGACAAGAGGGAAATGATCCATTTTTTGTCCCTCAAAACCTTTTTCAACTGTAATGCTAAGTACTTGATTTATTGTGGCATTTTGCAGGAAAAACATGTCTATTCTGGAATAACCACAAGGATATTTGAATGTAAATCGCTCTGCATCATTATCAGTATGTATGTTTGACCAGGTGTCTCTGAGGTTCAGTGATGCAATAAAGTCTTCTAAAACTTTTGATGGTGATTCTCTTGACTTTGGAGGATTGCGATCTACTCTGGGATCTAAAAGTGAATTGAAATCACCTCCAACCACTAGCACCCCCTCAGCTCTCTCCATCAAATAGTCCTTCAGACTATTCAAGACAACTTTGTCTTTCTTATGCTTGTACACGTTAACAAGAGTGTACAGTTCACCATACAGATGACAGAAGAGCACAAGGTAGCCTCCACTGCTATCCACATCATGGCATATGTATTCAAACTGTACAGAGTCTCTTATCAGTATTGCAACTCCTTTGCTTTGAGAACTGTATT
This genomic window from Ictalurus punctatus breed USDA103 chromosome 1, Coco_2.0, whole genome shotgun sequence contains:
- the LOC108278470 gene encoding uncharacterized protein LOC108278470 isoform X1, which gives rise to MTSNAETNLCFVSWNTNGIKKKIVKILDVLCNLQADIVFLQETHVGPTTKCRQAINMVKNWDVYNTEYSSQSKGVAILIRDSVQFEYICHDVDSSGGYLVLFCHLYGELYTLVNVYKHKKDKVVLNSLKDYLMERAEGVLVVGGDFNSLLDPRVDRNPPKSRESPSKVLEDFIASLNLRDTWSNIHTDNDAERFTFKYPCGYSRIDMFFLQNATINQVLSITVEKGFEGQKMDHFPLVLKLPTRLRTYEYNPDRCQGKISLKEILSAIKYLTDKEEPRPNMNDEKVYKKKCCTLKIKYNKILNTLKVPKNYKPSGDNNMEYLIFSEILAKRLLPFSSCETDNCATVNIESPQEIRWSYLKTIFDKLDYCYYKEKDPKQAPFAPPPDLRILDRLLPKVQSSTEDLRVLQPDCPLANAILNLANKQLVDMLQLFQNDSGLKLNTVLHGLKQTHTHTNKSL